A region of Carnobacterium gallinarum DSM 4847 DNA encodes the following proteins:
- the mdcA gene encoding malonate decarboxylase subunit alpha, with protein sequence MTKIQRSWTQNRDKKNEKLAKIAKFRLEKGSKFVATEDIIQVLEELIDSGSKVILEGDNQKQASFLSQSLLQVNPSRVANLHMIMSSISRPEHLDIFEKGIAEKIDFSYAGSQSLRVSQMLADGQLKIGDIHTYLELYGRLFVDLIPDIALVAADKADYQGNLYTGFNTEETPTIVEAAAFKDGIVIVQVNEIVAELPRVDIPASWVDVVVQADKPYQLEALFTRDPQNITELQILMGMMAIKGIYQKHQVQSLNHGIGYNTAAIELLLPTYGEQLGLRGKIAKNWTLNPHPTMIPAIESGWVESIHSFGGEVGMERYISARPDIFFVGADGSMRSNRALSQVAGQYAIDMFIGSTLQIDQFGNSSTVTNGRLSGFGGAPNMGHNPGGRRHATPAWLDLKDQTDPMAKGRKLVVQMVETYGSNKKPVFVDSLDALKVQQEAELANVPVMIYSEDTSHIVTEEGIAYLYKTSSMEERKQAISAIAGVTPIGLRSNVAQLNALRSRGIVALPEDIGVARGEAKRSLLAAQTIDDLVEWSDGLYQPPAKFRSWS encoded by the coding sequence ATGACTAAAATACAGCGTTCATGGACACAAAATCGAGATAAAAAAAATGAAAAGCTAGCAAAAATCGCAAAATTTCGTCTAGAGAAAGGCAGTAAATTTGTTGCAACCGAAGATATTATTCAAGTGTTAGAAGAATTAATTGATTCTGGTTCAAAGGTTATTTTAGAAGGAGATAATCAAAAGCAGGCTAGCTTTCTTTCGCAAAGTTTACTGCAAGTTAACCCCTCTAGAGTAGCAAATCTCCATATGATTATGTCTAGTATCTCTCGTCCAGAGCATTTAGATATATTTGAAAAGGGAATTGCTGAAAAAATTGATTTTTCTTATGCTGGTTCTCAAAGTTTACGTGTGTCTCAGATGTTAGCGGATGGGCAATTAAAAATAGGTGATATTCATACGTATTTGGAATTATATGGGCGTTTATTTGTGGATCTAATTCCTGATATTGCGCTAGTTGCTGCAGATAAAGCAGATTATCAAGGGAATTTATATACAGGTTTTAATACGGAGGAAACACCTACTATTGTTGAAGCAGCAGCCTTTAAAGATGGAATTGTAATTGTTCAGGTCAACGAGATTGTAGCGGAGCTGCCACGAGTAGATATTCCAGCATCGTGGGTTGATGTTGTCGTGCAAGCGGATAAACCCTACCAATTAGAAGCTTTATTTACTCGGGACCCACAAAATATAACTGAGTTACAAATTCTAATGGGAATGATGGCGATTAAAGGGATTTATCAAAAGCATCAAGTTCAATCCCTCAATCATGGCATCGGCTATAATACAGCAGCAATTGAACTATTGCTACCAACTTATGGTGAACAGTTAGGTTTAAGAGGGAAGATTGCAAAAAATTGGACATTAAATCCGCATCCTACTATGATTCCGGCAATTGAAAGTGGGTGGGTTGAAAGCATTCATAGTTTTGGTGGAGAAGTTGGGATGGAGCGCTATATATCGGCTCGACCAGATATTTTCTTTGTAGGAGCAGATGGAAGTATGCGTTCTAATCGAGCTTTGAGCCAAGTAGCAGGTCAGTATGCGATTGATATGTTTATTGGATCTACTTTGCAAATTGATCAGTTTGGGAATTCATCTACGGTTACGAATGGACGTTTATCAGGATTTGGCGGAGCACCGAACATGGGGCATAATCCAGGTGGACGCAGACACGCAACGCCTGCTTGGCTGGATTTGAAAGATCAAACGGATCCTATGGCAAAAGGACGTAAGTTAGTTGTACAAATGGTAGAAACGTATGGTTCAAATAAGAAGCCAGTCTTTGTTGATTCGTTAGATGCGCTGAAAGTTCAACAAGAGGCTGAGTTGGCTAATGTACCTGTAATGATTTACAGTGAAGATACATCGCATATTGTTACAGAAGAAGGAATTGCGTATTTGTACAAGACGTCAAGTATGGAGGAGCGGAAACAAGCTATTTCAGCGATTGCAGGCGTTACTCCAATTGGATTACGAAGCAATGTAGCTCAATTAAATGCATTGAGAAGTCGAGGAATTGTCGCCTTACCGGAAGATATAGGCGTTGCTCGTGGTGAAGCGAAGCGCTCTTTATTAGCTGCCCAAACGATCGATGACTTAGTTGAATGGTCAGATGGTTTGTATCAGCCACCTGCTAAATTCAGGAGTTGGTCGTAA
- a CDS encoding DUF1269 domain-containing protein gives MSNNVIIMNFDSESKSYQAFSEIKKLHVEKKIKGEQMAILVHQPNHQLEPKEFIDFNGPDKNMKGGLIGMLVGVLAGPLGVLLGWFTGSIIGSVQDAKEVKEAMSVFEETVDMIHEGDTGLILIADEEDNRFINELVFQKLEGRITRLTVEDVEKEIEIAKETQETVEDHAKKSWFDRK, from the coding sequence ATGAGTAACAATGTAATTATTATGAATTTTGATTCCGAAAGTAAATCTTATCAAGCTTTTTCAGAGATTAAAAAGTTACATGTAGAAAAGAAAATTAAAGGCGAACAAATGGCTATTTTAGTCCATCAACCCAATCATCAATTAGAGCCAAAAGAATTTATTGACTTCAATGGTCCTGATAAAAATATGAAAGGCGGCTTAATTGGCATGTTAGTGGGAGTTTTAGCCGGTCCATTAGGTGTACTACTAGGTTGGTTCACTGGAAGTATTATTGGTTCTGTTCAAGACGCTAAAGAAGTCAAGGAAGCTATGTCTGTATTTGAAGAAACTGTAGATATGATTCACGAGGGCGATACTGGTTTGATTTTGATTGCTGATGAAGAGGATAATCGCTTTATCAATGAGTTAGTCTTCCAAAAATTAGAAGGTCGTATTACACGTCTCACTGTTGAAGATGTTGAAAAAGAAATTGAAATTGCTAAAGAAACTCAAGAAACTGTTGAAGACCATGCAAAGAAAAGCTGGTTTGATCGTAAATAA
- a CDS encoding triphosphoribosyl-dephospho-CoA synthase produces the protein MELATFAPNDSSLKANQLAQRAVAALKREAEFTPKPGLVDGRGNGAHEDMDLELLMKSADSLYSTFLEIAQVSHQHPINQELREKIAMIGRQGEAKMLTATNGVNTHKGAIWIIGLLVSVIASNGNRENPMVSLSLAGELASYPDRYQPMKKIISNGEKVSAEYGVMGALMEAQQGFPHMKKGLAYALRHKNADRLDEIEKLTVFLLVVSVVEDTCILHRGTWQDLIKIQDLAKQALQAPLPNLPFIQLDTYCRKHRLSPGGSADLFAAILFLVEGT, from the coding sequence ATGGAACTAGCGACTTTTGCTCCAAATGATAGCTCATTAAAAGCTAACCAATTAGCACAACGAGCTGTTGCTGCATTAAAAAGAGAAGCTGAGTTTACTCCAAAGCCGGGTTTAGTGGATGGACGAGGAAATGGCGCTCATGAAGATATGGATTTAGAGCTATTAATGAAGTCTGCTGATAGTTTATATTCAACTTTTTTAGAAATTGCACAGGTATCACATCAACATCCTATCAATCAAGAGCTACGAGAAAAAATTGCTATGATTGGACGTCAAGGTGAAGCTAAGATGTTGACGGCTACCAATGGAGTCAATACTCATAAAGGGGCTATTTGGATAATTGGATTATTGGTGAGTGTTATTGCTAGTAATGGAAATAGAGAAAATCCAATGGTGAGTTTAAGTTTAGCTGGTGAATTAGCCAGTTATCCAGATCGATATCAACCTATGAAAAAAATTATTAGTAATGGAGAAAAAGTTAGTGCCGAATATGGTGTAATGGGGGCGTTAATGGAGGCACAGCAAGGTTTCCCTCATATGAAAAAAGGTTTAGCCTATGCGTTACGGCACAAAAATGCAGATAGATTAGATGAAATAGAAAAGCTAACGGTTTTTTTACTAGTAGTATCAGTGGTTGAGGATACGTGCATCTTGCATCGAGGAACTTGGCAAGATTTAATAAAGATTCAAGATTTGGCTAAACAAGCCTTACAAGCTCCTTTACCGAATCTTCCATTTATTCAATTAGACACTTATTGCCGCAAGCACCGCCTTTCACCTGGTGGTAGCGCAGATTTATTTGCAGCCATTTTATTTTTAGTTGAAGGGACGTAA
- a CDS encoding ACP S-malonyltransferase — protein MELTFTFPGQGSQYKGMLQQLPKQQLDLVADLTGFQLQDTEDTYHSIVGIQLALLSIETHYGRQLKAAGFHPKQVAGHSIGAFSGAVLAEAISLEAAILIVYQRATLMAQAYPQDYGMGVVTGLFQEELSPLVQQIHSLKMPVYLSNQNAPQQIALSGYLPAIDAVLALAKANGAAKAIRLNVPVPSHCPLMQEVADELLKEIKKITIKDPNCLYLANHTGRGVRQAHLVAEDLVQNIVYPVKWSEMMQASKEHGYGPQVKVELPPGQTLTKLGETSESNVRWISMDRLGLEGTSYLLTKWKEQEND, from the coding sequence ATGGAATTGACTTTTACCTTTCCAGGGCAAGGCAGTCAGTATAAAGGAATGCTTCAACAACTACCGAAGCAGCAGCTTGATTTGGTTGCTGATTTAACAGGCTTTCAACTGCAAGATACAGAGGATACGTATCACTCAATTGTTGGAATTCAATTAGCTTTATTAAGTATTGAAACGCATTATGGGCGTCAGTTAAAAGCAGCAGGATTTCATCCAAAACAAGTAGCTGGACATTCGATTGGGGCATTTAGTGGAGCTGTTTTAGCTGAGGCTATTTCATTAGAGGCGGCTATTTTAATTGTTTATCAACGCGCTACTTTAATGGCACAAGCATACCCACAAGATTATGGGATGGGAGTCGTTACGGGCTTGTTCCAAGAAGAGTTAAGCCCTTTAGTTCAACAAATACATTCATTGAAGATGCCCGTTTATCTATCTAATCAGAATGCACCACAACAAATTGCCTTATCAGGTTATTTACCTGCGATTGATGCGGTTTTAGCGTTAGCTAAAGCTAATGGGGCCGCCAAAGCCATTCGATTAAACGTTCCGGTTCCCTCTCATTGTCCATTAATGCAAGAGGTTGCTGATGAGTTATTAAAAGAGATAAAAAAAATAACTATAAAGGACCCAAATTGTTTATATTTAGCCAATCATACTGGCAGAGGAGTCCGTCAAGCGCACTTAGTAGCGGAGGATTTGGTTCAAAATATTGTGTATCCCGTAAAATGGTCGGAAATGATGCAAGCTTCAAAGGAACATGGGTATGGTCCACAAGTAAAAGTTGAGCTGCCGCCTGGACAGACCTTGACTAAGTTAGGGGAAACAAGTGAATCGAATGTTCGGTGGATCTCGATGGATCGATTAGGATTGGAAGGAACGAGTTATTTATTAACGAAATGGAAGGAGCAAGAAAATGACTAA
- a CDS encoding LysR family transcriptional regulator translates to MNLLQLTYFQTAANFENMTKAAAALFISQPALSKAIAQLEAELDVKLFDRQGRTIQLNKFGYVFLSYLNESLNSLEQGKQAILELKQQETNSISLYMPVGSPALPNLVQIFKQNHPEVRLNLMQHNHDGLLNYDFAITTEPQPNDEKLFLLSEEFYLGVPINHHLSAKKIIQLKELTNEEFIGLTTAKALRRTVDTYFKENEFKGHYIYESDDPATVRGLIEAGLGIGIIPSILWQTLHTDKIRLLHFSETPPHRTIYLCWPKELEMTGINRIIINEIKSFFSGLERTKLSIY, encoded by the coding sequence ATGAACTTACTTCAACTTACCTATTTTCAAACAGCTGCAAATTTTGAAAACATGACAAAAGCTGCTGCTGCATTGTTTATTTCTCAGCCTGCATTAAGTAAAGCAATTGCCCAATTAGAAGCTGAATTGGATGTAAAATTATTTGATCGTCAAGGACGAACCATACAATTAAATAAATTTGGCTATGTCTTTTTAAGTTATTTAAATGAAAGCCTCAACTCACTGGAACAAGGAAAACAAGCCATTTTAGAATTAAAGCAACAAGAAACCAACAGCATCTCTTTATACATGCCCGTCGGTTCTCCTGCTTTACCTAACCTTGTTCAGATTTTTAAGCAGAATCATCCTGAAGTCCGTCTTAATTTAATGCAGCACAATCATGATGGCTTATTGAACTATGATTTTGCTATTACAACCGAGCCACAACCCAATGACGAAAAGCTCTTTTTATTATCTGAAGAATTCTATTTAGGCGTTCCAATTAACCATCATCTAAGTGCAAAAAAAATTATTCAACTAAAAGAACTAACCAATGAAGAATTTATCGGTCTAACAACTGCAAAGGCATTGCGACGAACTGTCGATACCTATTTCAAGGAAAATGAGTTTAAAGGACACTATATTTATGAAAGTGATGATCCCGCAACGGTTAGAGGGCTTATCGAAGCTGGCTTAGGCATCGGAATTATTCCTTCCATTCTTTGGCAAACCTTGCATACAGACAAAATTCGTTTATTGCATTTTTCAGAAACCCCTCCTCATCGAACTATTTATTTATGTTGGCCTAAAGAGTTAGAGATGACTGGCATCAATCGAATAATTATCAATGAAATAAAAAGCTTCTTTAGTGGGTTAGAACGAACAAAACTATCTATTTATTAA
- the mdcD gene encoding biotin-independent malonate decarboxylase subunit beta produces MKNSFVELRARERGYALLDQGTGRELVGPFDEMISPHLEPQNIVPESDDGIVLLKGKLAGNSVLVISIEGTFQGGGIGEVGGAKIVAALENVLKDNQSGTRIYPILILDTGGVRLQEANYGLLSISEIGNVIVALKKYVPVIGIIPGLVGSFGGMSITAALMSHLIATKKARIGLNGPEVIEQEAGVMEFDASDKEMIWSTIGARQRLATDLIDELVADNCEAIKKAVFNGINEEKDSKRTDKAATYLNLLSQLNFTQTMTPESYQKQIEEHRRSKAVVIPEAQEGDSNKKTSLGSRGGSWFAALTGLKWPINQEYPTLLYKNSIIENQKVAYISVVPNVSNSMPRVRNGEVGLVEGFGLATIVHQIITEDQTQVEKRPIVAIIDVPSQAYGYKEELIGIHLALASSAAAYAKARQMGHPVIGVIVGNAISGAFLAHGLQANRLIALNDAKINVQAMSKASAARITHRSVEELELATSKVPAMAYDIQNFAKLGALYRLVDGINGDKPTIEEQQMMQGIILQAIESTKNAPTDLSYRYQTEAAKTTGRVATIKVRQLVDKQWE; encoded by the coding sequence ATGAAAAATAGCTTTGTTGAATTACGTGCTAGAGAGCGAGGATATGCCTTGTTGGATCAGGGGACGGGGAGAGAATTAGTGGGTCCATTTGATGAAATGATTTCTCCACATCTTGAACCGCAAAATATAGTTCCTGAAAGTGATGATGGAATTGTTTTGCTAAAAGGGAAACTTGCTGGTAACTCAGTGTTGGTGATTTCGATTGAAGGAACCTTTCAAGGTGGTGGCATTGGAGAAGTGGGTGGTGCTAAGATTGTAGCTGCCTTAGAGAACGTTCTAAAAGACAATCAAAGTGGAACGAGAATTTATCCGATTCTAATTTTAGATACTGGCGGAGTTCGTTTGCAAGAAGCTAATTATGGATTATTGTCGATTTCTGAGATTGGCAATGTTATTGTAGCTTTAAAAAAATATGTTCCGGTTATTGGAATTATTCCTGGTTTAGTTGGTTCTTTTGGAGGAATGTCAATAACAGCGGCTTTAATGTCTCATTTGATTGCAACAAAAAAAGCCCGAATAGGTTTAAATGGACCTGAAGTGATTGAACAAGAAGCTGGTGTGATGGAATTTGATGCTAGTGATAAAGAAATGATTTGGAGTACTATTGGCGCTAGACAACGATTGGCAACAGATTTAATTGATGAGTTGGTTGCAGATAATTGTGAAGCAATTAAAAAGGCCGTCTTCAATGGAATTAATGAAGAAAAAGACTCAAAAAGAACAGATAAGGCAGCTACTTATTTGAATCTATTGTCTCAACTAAACTTTACACAGACTATGACACCCGAAAGCTATCAAAAACAAATTGAGGAACATAGGCGATCAAAAGCTGTAGTGATTCCTGAGGCACAAGAAGGGGATTCTAATAAAAAAACTTCTTTAGGTAGCCGAGGAGGAAGTTGGTTTGCTGCATTAACTGGACTTAAATGGCCAATTAATCAAGAGTATCCAACATTGTTGTATAAAAATAGCATTATTGAAAACCAAAAAGTAGCGTATATTTCCGTAGTTCCTAATGTATCCAATTCAATGCCACGTGTCAGAAATGGCGAAGTTGGATTAGTTGAAGGTTTTGGACTAGCAACAATTGTGCATCAAATCATCACAGAAGATCAAACTCAAGTAGAAAAACGTCCAATTGTTGCTATTATTGATGTACCTAGTCAAGCTTATGGGTATAAGGAAGAGTTAATTGGGATTCATTTGGCTTTGGCTTCAAGTGCGGCTGCTTACGCTAAAGCTCGCCAAATGGGTCATCCAGTGATTGGTGTAATCGTAGGTAATGCGATTTCAGGAGCATTCTTGGCTCATGGTTTACAAGCGAACCGTTTAATTGCCTTGAATGATGCGAAAATCAATGTTCAAGCGATGTCTAAAGCAAGTGCTGCGCGAATTACCCATCGTTCCGTTGAAGAATTAGAATTAGCAACTAGCAAAGTTCCAGCAATGGCTTATGATATTCAAAATTTTGCTAAGTTAGGAGCCTTATATCGATTAGTAGATGGCATTAATGGAGATAAGCCAACAATTGAGGAACAACAAATGATGCAAGGAATTATTCTGCAGGCTATAGAAAGTACAAAAAATGCTCCAACGGATCTAAGTTACCGGTACCAGACAGAAGCTGCTAAAACAACTGGGCGAGTGGCAACCATAAAAGTTCGCCAGTTGGTAGATAAGCAATGGGAGTAG
- a CDS encoding cation-translocating P-type ATPase, whose translation MEVKVKNKGLSQSEVEQRRQRGEGNKSLPPMTRSFKRIFFENICTLFNLINLIIAGFIVYTGSYKNLLFLGVIITNTVIGIVQEIRAKHNIDKLSLLNQAKVQVIRDGVQIQVGQSELVKDDLMLIRRGEQLCVDGIVINTEGLELDESQLTGESDPVYKTVGSEVLSGSYVVSGNAHVQATKVGTESYSAKIALEAKTGKAIYSELVRTLRKIIKGLTFAIIPIGGLLFFSNYMGGTATLKQTILGTSAAIIGMIPEGLILITSIALAVGVINLTKRNVLVKTMGSIETLARVDLLCLDKTGTITDGNLKVKEIMPYGAIKKAQLEEVISALVEGLQDDNSTSLALKQAVTNNFQWNLTRAVPFSSIRKWSGATFENQGSYMMGAPEYLFTELPSEVQQKINQASLDGERILVFAKSSEEVSSQGVPADLTFIGLVIMEDTIRPEAPATLAYFAQQGVEVRIISGDNPQTVSHIAQRAGVKDGERFIDMSKLVAGEDLTEIAQKYTVFGRVSPVQKRELIQAMKKAGHTVGMTGDGVNDILALKEADCSIAMAEGSDAAKGVSDFVLLDSNFDSMVGVVMEGRRVVNNIQRVASLYLTKTVYSAILAAIFIFVQTAYPFEPIQLSPISSLTVGIPSFFLALRPNYSQIKGGFLKNVLKPAFSAGLTVVIYTLIILGLARWFNLDFSISSTLSVLLAGTVCFIALSYVSRPFDRKIMVMIGSLVTLFLIAFIFFGNLFSLVSLFNPQILLFGLPLIVTVPFIYHGMRILVTRIADGKFN comes from the coding sequence ATGGAAGTGAAGGTTAAAAATAAAGGACTGTCGCAAAGTGAAGTTGAACAACGCCGTCAACGGGGAGAGGGTAACAAAAGTTTACCACCAATGACTAGAAGTTTTAAACGAATTTTCTTTGAGAATATTTGTACGTTGTTTAATTTAATTAATTTGATTATTGCAGGATTTATCGTCTATACAGGCAGCTACAAAAATTTGCTGTTTTTAGGTGTGATTATTACAAATACAGTGATTGGAATTGTGCAAGAAATTCGTGCAAAGCACAATATTGATAAGTTAAGTTTATTAAATCAAGCAAAAGTTCAAGTGATTCGTGATGGAGTTCAAATTCAAGTGGGCCAATCGGAATTAGTGAAGGATGATTTAATGTTGATTCGTCGTGGTGAGCAACTTTGCGTCGATGGCATCGTCATTAATACAGAAGGTTTGGAATTAGATGAATCTCAACTAACTGGGGAATCAGATCCAGTATATAAAACAGTTGGTTCAGAAGTATTATCTGGTAGTTATGTTGTCAGCGGAAATGCTCATGTGCAAGCAACGAAGGTTGGAACTGAAAGTTATTCAGCTAAAATTGCTTTAGAAGCGAAAACTGGAAAAGCAATTTATAGCGAATTAGTTAGAACGTTGCGAAAAATCATTAAAGGACTAACCTTTGCGATTATTCCAATCGGAGGATTGCTATTCTTCTCGAATTATATGGGAGGAACAGCGACGCTTAAACAAACGATTCTAGGAACATCCGCAGCAATTATTGGGATGATTCCAGAAGGTTTAATCTTAATTACGTCAATTGCGTTAGCGGTGGGTGTTATTAATTTGACGAAGCGGAATGTTTTAGTGAAAACGATGGGTTCAATTGAAACATTGGCTCGTGTTGATTTGCTTTGTTTAGATAAAACCGGAACGATTACAGATGGAAATTTAAAAGTTAAGGAAATAATGCCTTATGGGGCTATAAAAAAGGCTCAGTTAGAAGAAGTCATTAGCGCTTTAGTTGAGGGGTTACAAGATGATAATTCTACTAGTTTAGCCTTAAAACAAGCCGTAACTAATAATTTCCAATGGAATTTGACGCGGGCAGTGCCATTTTCATCTATTCGTAAATGGAGTGGGGCAACATTTGAAAATCAAGGCTCTTATATGATGGGAGCTCCAGAGTATTTATTTACAGAATTGCCATCAGAAGTACAACAAAAAATAAATCAAGCTAGTTTAGATGGTGAGCGGATTTTAGTATTTGCTAAAAGTAGTGAGGAAGTTAGTAGTCAAGGAGTTCCTGCTGATTTAACGTTCATTGGATTGGTTATTATGGAGGATACAATTCGACCAGAGGCGCCAGCAACATTAGCTTATTTCGCGCAACAAGGAGTCGAGGTCCGAATTATCTCAGGGGATAACCCTCAAACAGTTTCTCATATTGCTCAACGCGCAGGCGTCAAGGATGGCGAACGCTTTATTGACATGAGTAAATTAGTAGCGGGGGAAGATTTAACAGAGATTGCACAAAAGTATACAGTTTTTGGTCGAGTAAGCCCAGTACAAAAACGAGAATTAATTCAAGCTATGAAAAAAGCTGGACATACAGTTGGCATGACAGGTGATGGTGTTAATGATATTTTAGCTTTAAAAGAAGCAGATTGTAGTATTGCTATGGCTGAGGGTAGTGATGCAGCTAAAGGCGTATCTGATTTTGTCCTACTAGACTCTAATTTTGATTCAATGGTTGGTGTCGTAATGGAGGGACGTAGAGTAGTAAATAATATTCAGCGGGTAGCTTCGTTGTATTTAACGAAAACCGTTTATTCAGCAATTTTGGCAGCAATCTTTATCTTTGTACAGACTGCTTATCCATTTGAGCCAATCCAGTTGAGTCCAATTAGCTCACTAACTGTTGGAATTCCTTCCTTTTTCTTAGCCTTACGACCGAATTATAGTCAGATTAAAGGTGGATTTTTGAAAAATGTACTAAAACCGGCTTTTTCTGCAGGATTAACGGTTGTGATTTACACACTCATTATTTTAGGGTTGGCTCGTTGGTTTAATTTAGATTTTTCAATTTCTTCAACGTTAAGTGTTTTATTAGCTGGAACAGTTTGTTTTATTGCCTTAAGTTATGTTTCACGACCATTTGATCGTAAAATTATGGTGATGATTGGTAGTTTAGTTACCTTATTTTTAATCGCGTTTATTTTCTTTGGAAATCTATTCTCATTAGTCAGTCTTTTTAATCCACAAATTCTACTTTTCGGACTTCCTTTAATTGTTACAGTACCGTTTATTTATCACGGTATGCGTATATTAGTCACACGAATTGCAGATGGAAAATTTAACTAA
- a CDS encoding malonate decarboxylase subunit delta, with translation MEKLSFSYQTNQKIHQPIHIGVVASGDLEIIMRPIDGTETTVLVTTGSDGFQEVWQNVLDRFFQRYPVSAAIKINDFGATPGVVNLRLTQALEVLNHEK, from the coding sequence TTGGAAAAATTATCATTTTCATATCAAACGAACCAAAAGATTCATCAGCCAATTCATATTGGAGTGGTGGCATCAGGTGATTTAGAAATTATTATGCGCCCCATTGATGGAACTGAGACGACTGTACTTGTTACAACAGGAAGTGACGGTTTCCAAGAAGTTTGGCAAAATGTTCTTGATCGTTTTTTTCAACGATATCCCGTTTCAGCAGCTATTAAAATTAATGATTTTGGTGCGACTCCAGGAGTGGTGAATTTGCGATTAACACAAGCGTTGGAGGTACTTAATCATGAAAAATAG